A DNA window from Archocentrus centrarchus isolate MPI-CPG fArcCen1 chromosome 15, fArcCen1, whole genome shotgun sequence contains the following coding sequences:
- the LOC115792925 gene encoding uncharacterized protein LOC115792925 isoform X1 yields MSLHEYADFIAVSRINGKCCSEIASMLCTHFGTRRGFSERNVRRWCAEQGLLTQFCSDSQLEVEVAEGIAETGSSFGRKMMTGYLSAKGIKASEGRVGKVLRRIHQPYHAARQQGARNLNPIPYNAEYMGHKLHLDQNEKLVMFGVTHVMAIDGFSKKIVSHSTMPVKNIIIIYEDVYRPALLSCGLWDQVRVDCGKEFYLALFIQERLAQYRYNYENKPSHAVLKYAQNHVIERMWSEVNARVNYPLKTALVQLVDMEELDMEDSTSKYCVSNLTCQMARIGITNVVEAWNAHRIPGKGIPNELAKGGCPAKIAEELLPNGAAAADLYQQEVGSALKRDSIFGLEPFSSEEAKQWTETEFGSHFDLFSLYQNVVHH; encoded by the exons ATGTCGTTGCACGAATATGCAGATTTTATTGCAGTAAGCAGAATAAATGGCAAGTGTTGTAGCGAAATCGCATCAATGTTATGCACCCACTTCGGAACAAGACGGGGTTTTTCTGAGAGGAATGTGCGGAGATGGTGTGCTGAGCAGGGGCTGCTCACACAATTCTGTTCAGACAGCCAGCTTGAAGTTGAAGTCGCTGAAGGTATTGCTGAG aCTGGATCATCTTTTGGTCGAAAAATGATGACTGGATATCTTTCTGCAAAAGGCATTAAAGCTTCTGAAGGCAGAGTGGGCAAAGTGTTGAGAAGAATTCATCAACCCTATCATGCAGCAAGACAGCAG gGTGCCCGAAATCTCAACCCCATACCCTACAATGCAGAATACATGGGTCATAAGCTTCACTtagatcaaaatgaaaaacttgTTATGTTTGGAGTGACCCATGTCATGGCTATTGATGGTTTCAGCAAGAAGATTGTCAGTCATTCCACCATGCCGGtaaaaaacatcatcatcatttacgAGGATGTGTACAG ACCTGCTCTGCTTTCTTGTGGACTGTGGGATCAGGTCAGAGTTGACTGTGGGAAGGAGTTTTACCTGGCACTGTTCATCCAGGAAAGGCTGGCACAATACAGATACAATT ATGAGAATAAGCCGAGTCATGCTGTTTTAAAATATGCACAGAACCATGTGATTGAGAGAATGTGGTCAGAGGTAAATGCCCGAGTCAACTATCCTCTGAAGACTGCTTTGGTACAACTGGTGGACATGGAGGAACTGGACATGGAGGACAGCACATCCAAGTACTGTGTGTCAAACTTGACATGCCAGATGGCCAGGATTGGTATCACTAATGTTGTAGAGGCATGGAATGCACACAGAATCCCAG GAAAAGGAATACCAAATGAACTGGCTAAAGGGGGGTGTCCTGCAAAAATTGCTGAGGAACTTCTGCCTAATGGTGCCGCTGCAGCTGACCTGTATCAGCAGGAGGTGGGATCAGCCTTGAAGAGAGATTCCATTTTTGGACTGGAGCCTTTCTCCTCTGAAGAAGCCAAACAGTGGACTGAAACAGAGTTTGgttctcattttgacttgttttcacTTTACCAAAACGTGGTTCATCATTAA
- the LOC115792925 gene encoding uncharacterized protein LOC115792925 isoform X2, with protein MSLHEYADFIAVSRINGKCCSEIASMLCTHFGTRRGFSERNVRRWCAEQGLLTQFCSDSQLEVEVAEGIAETGSSFGRKMMTGYLSAKGIKASEGRVGKVLRRIHQPYHAARQQGARNLNPIPYNAEYMGHKLHLDQNEKLVMFGVTHVMAIDGFSKKIVSHSTMPVKNIIIIYEDVYRPALLSCGLWDQVRVDCGKEFYLALFIQERLAQYRYNCQRQPYIQTPSTRNHVIERMWSEVNARVNYPLKTALVQLVDMEELDMEDSTSKYCVSNLTCQMARIGITNVVEAWNAHRIPGKGIPNELAKGGCPAKIAEELLPNGAAAADLYQQEVGSALKRDSIFGLEPFSSEEAKQWTETEFGSHFDLFSLYQNVVHH; from the exons ATGTCGTTGCACGAATATGCAGATTTTATTGCAGTAAGCAGAATAAATGGCAAGTGTTGTAGCGAAATCGCATCAATGTTATGCACCCACTTCGGAACAAGACGGGGTTTTTCTGAGAGGAATGTGCGGAGATGGTGTGCTGAGCAGGGGCTGCTCACACAATTCTGTTCAGACAGCCAGCTTGAAGTTGAAGTCGCTGAAGGTATTGCTGAG aCTGGATCATCTTTTGGTCGAAAAATGATGACTGGATATCTTTCTGCAAAAGGCATTAAAGCTTCTGAAGGCAGAGTGGGCAAAGTGTTGAGAAGAATTCATCAACCCTATCATGCAGCAAGACAGCAG gGTGCCCGAAATCTCAACCCCATACCCTACAATGCAGAATACATGGGTCATAAGCTTCACTtagatcaaaatgaaaaacttgTTATGTTTGGAGTGACCCATGTCATGGCTATTGATGGTTTCAGCAAGAAGATTGTCAGTCATTCCACCATGCCGGtaaaaaacatcatcatcatttacgAGGATGTGTACAG ACCTGCTCTGCTTTCTTGTGGACTGTGGGATCAGGTCAGAGTTGACTGTGGGAAGGAGTTTTACCTGGCACTGTTCATCCAGGAAAGGCTGGCACAATACAGATACAATTGTCAGAGGCAGCCCTACATTCAGACACCTTCTACAAGG AACCATGTGATTGAGAGAATGTGGTCAGAGGTAAATGCCCGAGTCAACTATCCTCTGAAGACTGCTTTGGTACAACTGGTGGACATGGAGGAACTGGACATGGAGGACAGCACATCCAAGTACTGTGTGTCAAACTTGACATGCCAGATGGCCAGGATTGGTATCACTAATGTTGTAGAGGCATGGAATGCACACAGAATCCCAG GAAAAGGAATACCAAATGAACTGGCTAAAGGGGGGTGTCCTGCAAAAATTGCTGAGGAACTTCTGCCTAATGGTGCCGCTGCAGCTGACCTGTATCAGCAGGAGGTGGGATCAGCCTTGAAGAGAGATTCCATTTTTGGACTGGAGCCTTTCTCCTCTGAAGAAGCCAAACAGTGGACTGAAACAGAGTTTGgttctcattttgacttgttttcacTTTACCAAAACGTGGTTCATCATTAA
- the LOC115792922 gene encoding uncharacterized protein LOC115792922 isoform X2, which translates to MTVEGVLQFPSLSSVFWMSAGWQRAVMSFFEKADVLHLRKMTCLWTRYAGFFSHYEVHGDPVHSPLPASRSLPTTGIPFAFMHRPSPSALTDTPRPSAGTPRASNLFPARSFQRAIHIAKIVNHKLSTSKTVIIRFLEAEANVEGITQKVKDALGCDEVITLTDSQGNEIVDSEGTRSSHYWKQNSRKIYAIFEDDFVEFQNGRTAKASRRADDSMSIQEVIGKIDQLKQAAESLQDITSAINQLSELAKHTRKAVTDAHLHSVKDAFACLVCKALMEEPMFSTCCESLVGCRTCVEQWLLTADHCLKCRAEEFDRRVHQVKGLHAVLSLLKEI; encoded by the exons ATGACAGTAGAGGGCGTGCTGCAGTTTCCATCGTTGTCAAGTGTATTTTGGATGTCTGCGGGATGGCAACGGGCAGTTATGTCCTTTTTCGAGAAAGCAGACGTGTTACACTTAAGGAAGATGACATGTCTGTGGACAAGATATGCAGGATTTTTCAG TCATTATGAGGTCCATGGAGATCCAGTTCATAGTCCACTTCCTGCAAGCAGATCCCTACCCACTACTGGTATTCCATTTGCCTTCATGCACCGACCCTCACCTTCTGCTCTGACTGACACACCACGGCCTTCAGCTGGAACGCCACGAGCAAGCAACCTGTTCCCAGCAAGATCTTTCCAAAG GGCTATCCATATTGCCAAAATAGTAAATCACAAGCTCAGTACTTCCAAAACAGTCATCATTCGCTTTTTGGAAGCTGAAGCAAATGTGGAAGGAATAACACAGAAGGTGAAGGATGCCTTGGGCTGTGATGAGGTGATTACCCTGACAGACAGCCAAGGAAATGAAATAGTAGACTCGGAGGGCACAAGAA GTTCCCATTACTGGAAACAGAACTCCAGAAAAATCTATGCAATCTTTGAGGATGACTTTGTGGAGTTCCAGAATGGAAGAACAGCTAAAGCAAG TCGAAGGGCCGACGACAGTATGAGCATACAAGAGGTCATTGGCAAAATTGACCAACTAAAGCAAGCTGCTGAGAGCCTCCAAGATATCACCTCAGCAATAAACCAGCTGTCTGAGCTTGCAAAGCACACACGCAAAGCAGTGACTGATGCCCACCTGCATTCTGTAAAGGATGCCTTTGCCTGCCTCGTTTGCAAAG CTCTAATGGAGGAACCCATGTTTTCCACGTGCTGCGAGTCTCTAGTTGGATGCCGAACATGTGTGGAGCAGTGGCTGTTAACTGCAGATCACTGTCTGAAATGCAGAGCTGAAGAATTTGATCGTAGGGTACACCAAGTTAAGGGTCTCCatgctgttctctctctcctcaaaGAGATATAG
- the LOC115792922 gene encoding uncharacterized protein LOC115792922 isoform X1 translates to MATGSYVLFRESRRVTLKEDDMSVDKICRIFQVNCSSLYITDDANTAIFPEPAGHFSILNLSHHSHYEVHGDPVHSPLPASRSLPTTGIPFAFMHRPSPSALTDTPRPSAGTPRASNLFPARSFQRAIHIAKIVNHKLSTSKTVIIRFLEAEANVEGITQKVKDALGCDEVITLTDSQGNEIVDSEGTRSSHYWKQNSRKIYAIFEDDFVEFQNGRTAKASRRADDSMSIQEVIGKIDQLKQAAESLQDITSAINQLSELAKHTRKAVTDAHLHSVKDAFACLVCKALMEEPMFSTCCESLVGCRTCVEQWLLTADHCLKCRAEEFDRRVHQVKGLHAVLSLLKEI, encoded by the exons ATGGCAACGGGCAGTTATGTCCTTTTTCGAGAAAGCAGACGTGTTACACTTAAGGAAGATGACATGTCTGTGGACAAGATATGCAGGATTTTTCAG GTTAATTGCAGTAGTCTGTACATTACAGATGATGCAAACACTGCAATATTTCCAGAGCCAGcaggacatttttccatcctaAATCTTTCACATCACAGTCATTATGAGGTCCATGGAGATCCAGTTCATAGTCCACTTCCTGCAAGCAGATCCCTACCCACTACTGGTATTCCATTTGCCTTCATGCACCGACCCTCACCTTCTGCTCTGACTGACACACCACGGCCTTCAGCTGGAACGCCACGAGCAAGCAACCTGTTCCCAGCAAGATCTTTCCAAAG GGCTATCCATATTGCCAAAATAGTAAATCACAAGCTCAGTACTTCCAAAACAGTCATCATTCGCTTTTTGGAAGCTGAAGCAAATGTGGAAGGAATAACACAGAAGGTGAAGGATGCCTTGGGCTGTGATGAGGTGATTACCCTGACAGACAGCCAAGGAAATGAAATAGTAGACTCGGAGGGCACAAGAA GTTCCCATTACTGGAAACAGAACTCCAGAAAAATCTATGCAATCTTTGAGGATGACTTTGTGGAGTTCCAGAATGGAAGAACAGCTAAAGCAAG TCGAAGGGCCGACGACAGTATGAGCATACAAGAGGTCATTGGCAAAATTGACCAACTAAAGCAAGCTGCTGAGAGCCTCCAAGATATCACCTCAGCAATAAACCAGCTGTCTGAGCTTGCAAAGCACACACGCAAAGCAGTGACTGATGCCCACCTGCATTCTGTAAAGGATGCCTTTGCCTGCCTCGTTTGCAAAG CTCTAATGGAGGAACCCATGTTTTCCACGTGCTGCGAGTCTCTAGTTGGATGCCGAACATGTGTGGAGCAGTGGCTGTTAACTGCAGATCACTGTCTGAAATGCAGAGCTGAAGAATTTGATCGTAGGGTACACCAAGTTAAGGGTCTCCatgctgttctctctctcctcaaaGAGATATAG
- the LOC115793597 gene encoding uncharacterized protein LOC115793597: protein MTSNDNPLLQNDCHINHEPQEQGKQCTEADVRPKETVKYAVTDQAKTEIRKSSRERHFTPKMQELKEQELVQKERKFQSVYDKWKIKVRNIRTRLKEECPEKDLYSMMDDVELFDSELKELYDDIRKQTAPNQEIRRKVDACSAVTLDLMQLMRVRLTEDASEFDAVAEKARLRMLLDNEYARSIYGSTTSRVTAHSPHSDHFSESTSISHKRAETAAQLAAKKAEIEMEDAIEAHRQQLKRLENQRDIEVMQAKLKVYTEEEIKDKNEKCAHGKVSSSLSTSYIECHSDAQPVTKNESAIVQAVQESIALTRLPAPEPTVFYGDPLKFIEWSTSFKALIERRCSNPADRLFYLQRYIAGEAKSTLEGSFYRKDEEAYKQAWDRLDARYGHSFIVQRAFREKLNKWPKIGGKEYVKLREFSDFLQTCSNAMPHIKGLQVLNDCEENQKLLVKLPDWITSRWNRYVTEQLDQGKDYPSFQDFASFISKEARIACFRHLSHCN, encoded by the exons atgactTCCAATGATAATCCCTTGTTACAAAATGATTGCCATATTAACCATGAGCCTCAAGAGCAAGGCAAACAATGTACAGAAGCAGATGTAAGACCAAAAGAAACTGTAAAGTATGCTGTAACTGATCAAGCTAAAACAGAGATTAGAAAATCCTCCCGTGAAAGACATTTTACACCTAAAATGCAGGAGCTAAAAGAGCAAGAATTGGtccaaaaggaaagaaagttcCAGTCAGTCTACGACAAGTGGAAAATTAAAGTAAGAAACATTCGCACAAGATTAAAGGAAGAATGCCCAGAAAAAGACTTATACAGCATGATGGATGATGTTGAATTGTTTGATTCTGAATTGAAAGAACTGTATGACGATATCAGAAAGCAAACAGCCCCAAATCAAGAAATTCGGAGGAAAGTTGATGCATGCTCTGCTGTAACTTTGGACTTGATGCAGTTAATGAGAGTACGGCTAACAGAGGATGCAAGTGAGTTTGATGCGGTAGCAGAAAAGGCAAGATTACGCATGCTCCTTGACAATGAATATGCCAGATCAATATATGGATCTACCACCTCCAGAGTAACTGCACACAGCCCTCATTCTGACCATTTCTCAGAGTCAACCAGCATCTCTCACAAGAGAGCCGAGACAGCCGCACAGCTAGCTGCAAAGAAAGCTGAAATTGAAATGGAAGATGCTATTGAAGCTCATCGTCAACAACTGAAAAGgcttgaaaaccaaagagacatTGAAGTAATGCAAGCAAAGCTGAAGGTTTACACTGAAGAGGAgatcaaagacaaaaatgagaaatgtgCACATGGTAAAGTAAGTTCTAGCCTGTCCACCTCTTATATTGAATGTCACAGTGATGCCCAGCCAGTCACAAAAAATGAGTCAGCCATTGTGCAGGCAGTTCAAGAGTCAATAGCTCTTACTCGGTTACCTGCTCCAGAGCCTACTGTGTTTTATGGTGACCCTCTAAAGTTTATAGAGTGGAGCACAAGCTTTAAAGCTCTTATAGAAAGACGCTGCTCAAATCCTGCAGACAGGCTATTTTACCTGCAAAGATACATTGCAGGAGAGGCAAAATCCACACTTGAAGGCAGCTTCTACCGGAAAGATGAAGAAGCCTATAAGCAAGCATGGGACAGGCTCGATGCAAGATATGGACATTCATTTATAGTGCAACGTGCTTTTAGAGAGAAACTTAACAAATGGCCAAAAATTGGTGGAAAAGAGTATGTCAAACTGAGAGAGTTCAGTGATTTCCTGCAAACATGTAGCAATGCAATGCCTCACATAAAAGGTCTACAAGTGCTAAATGACTGTGAGGAGAACCAGAAGTTGCTGGTCAAACTCCCAGATTGGATAACATCCAGGTGGAATCGCTATGTAACAGAACAGCTAGATCAAGGTAAGGACTATCCAAGCTTCCAAGACTTTGCTTCCTTTATCTCTAAGGAGGCACGCATAGCAT GCTTCAGACACCTCAGCCACTGCAACTAA
- the LOC115792923 gene encoding coiled-coil domain-containing protein 177, which yields MEKLRSSSPVLRLDLNNFESPRADRSRYVLTSPRSLESCARLGVKPVQLLIKSLNDLIAEQRDAPFEAMTVMHESYEKERLKLLQTCRRERQRIIQAAGDRRSCSSKASGLEVLPDTKLKDHPTEKPYADLRSEENAVSRTSCSVHSKRDQDRSTVCSFNLGDLIHSPATEKKLQRLTKDIQKQMCVTVSERDQKIAALMMVKYEEEQARLNLSQQEEQERQEARRKEEAQQAQAEKKRRRKLKQSMKRWHKELEARRRLRECREKEKVEQLKQEALLQEDHWRRLKEEVEAQRRVKMERGLKEAEERKRYQEKLLREKKEVEKREQERERQVAVEKEEKALRSKMLKEKKERKRLQEENRKELLRHILLKQQVEQQGEEEEAQRRSRLEEKLQQSCQKHAKSVEARLRELQERAAQEEELMKSAQLRAKLHSIQQLTHKQILVQLSQRRMERAALHASAQHRHKAQQTHQQNRHRQLCHQRLRETIQREEETMRRVRESRICTKEWKRERLRRQREQIQEEAQRLARASFHMRERVRQQTHSRTFDQMALEAQLTASLNRMKL from the coding sequence atGGAGAAGCTGAGGTCCAGCTCCCCTGTGCTTCGTTTGGACCTGAATAACTTCGAGTCTCCCCGAGCAGACAGGAGCCGGTATGTTTTAACGAGCCCTCGCTCCCTGGAGTCTTGCGCACGACTCGGTGTGAAACCGGTTCAACTTCTAATTAAATCTCTAAACGATTTGATTGCTGAACAACGGGACGCGCCGTTTGAGGCGATGACAGTCATGCATGAATCCTATGAAAAGGAGAGGCTGAAGCTTTTACAAACGTGCCGCCGGGAACGGCAGCGGATTATCCAGGCGGCCGGGGACAGGCGGTCATGCAGCAGCAAAGCCTCAGGCTTGGAGGTGCTGCCTGACACCAAACTGAAAGACCACCCAACAGAAAAACCCTATGCAGATCTCCGCTCTGAAGAAAATGCTGTTAGCAGGACCTCCTGTTCTGTTCATAGTAAAAGGGACCAAGACAGGAGCACAGTCTGCAGCTTCAACCTGGGAGACCTCATACACTCCCCAGCTACTGAGAAGAAGCTGCAGAGGCTCACTAAGGACATCCAAAAGCAGATGTGTGTCACAGTATCAGAGAGAGACCAGAAGATAGCTGCTCTCATGATGGTGAAGTATGAGGAGGAGCAGGCTCGTCTGAACCTCAGccagcaggaggaacaggagcgACAGGAGGCCCGCAGGAAGGAGGAGGCTCAGCAGGCTCaggcagaaaaaaagaggaggaggaagctgaAGCAGAGTATGAAACGCTGGCACAAGGAGCTGGAGGCCCGCAGGAGACTGAGGGAGTGTCGGGAAAAGGAGAAAGTGGAGCAGCTTAAGCAGGAGGCTCTGCTGCAAGAAGACCACTGGAGGAGGCTaaaagaggaggtggaggcaCAACGCAGGGTGAAGATGGAGCGTGGGCTGAAAGAGGCGGAGGAACGCAAACGCTACCAGGAGAAGCtcctgagagagaaaaaggaggtGGAGAAAAGGGagcaagagagggagagacaggtAGCagtggagaaggaggagaaggccCTGAGGAGCAAaatgctgaaggagaagaaggagcGGAAGAGGCTGCAGGAGGAAAATCGTAAAGAGCTGCTAAGACACATCCTGCTGAAACAGCAGGTTGAGCAGcagggggaggaagaggaggcacaGAGGAGGAGCAGGCTAGAGGAGAAGTTGCAACAGTCCTGCCAGAAACATGCCAAGTCTGTAGAGGCGCGGCTCAGGGAGCTCCAAGAGCGAGCGGctcaggaggaggagctgatgaAAAGTGCGCAGCTGAGGGCCAAGCTGCACAGCATCCAgcagctcacacacaaacagatccTGGTCCAGCTGAGCCAGCGACGTATGGAAAGAGCTGCCCTACATGCCTCAGCgcagcacagacacaaagcTCAGCAGACCCATCAGCAGAACAGACACAGGCAGCTCTGCCACCAGAGGCTCAGAGAGACgatacagagagaggaggagacgatGAGGAGAGTCAGAGAGAGCCGCATCTGCACGAAGGAGTGGAAGAGGGAGCGGCTGAGAAGGCAGCGAGAGCAGATACAGGAGGAGGCGCAGAGGCTGGCTCGGGCCTCCTTTCACATGAGGGAGAGAGTGAGGCAGCAGACACACAGTCGAACCTTTGATCAGATGGCTCTGGAGGCTCAGCTGACTGCGTCTTTAAACCGCATGAAATTGTGA
- the LOC115793348 gene encoding zinc transporter ZIP9 — protein MDGGLTITFISVAMFVGTFLLGFIPLLFQLSAKSLQFVSILGAGLLCGTALAITIPEGVGLLEDSWKASSSSSDVPSGLNSSKENGAPTEGGVPPRFFIGLALTFGFTFMFVVDQIGNYLSARDQTTLLPNSVHFTATLGLVIHAAADGFALGAAVATGQVTVQVIVFFAVILHKAPAAFGLVSFLMHGGLEKKYIQGHLLAFSAAAPVVAIATYFILYASGSSSENQLSATGVGMLFSAGTFLYVATVHVLPEVSSNRAGQPTSDPEQPSGAETHRHGHLGLLESLTLILGVGLPMVLALGLHDD, from the exons ATGGACGGAGGGCTGACTATTACATTTATATCTGTGGCAATGTTTGTAGGTACCTTTTTACTTGGATTCATCCCACTGTTGTTCCAACTCTCTGCG AAAAGCCTGCAGTTTGTTTCCATCCTGGGGGCAGGTCTGCTGTGTGGGACAGCACTGGCCATCACCATCCCAGAGGGAGTGGGTTTACTGGAAGACTCATGGAAAG catcctcatcctcctctgaTGTACCATCCGGTCTGAATTCAAGTAAAGAAAATGGGGCTCCCACAGAGGGAGGAGTTCCACCTCGGTTCTTCATTGGGCTGGCGTTAACCTTCGGGTTCACCTTCATGTTTGTAGTCGATCAGATAGGAAACTATCTTTCCGCACGTG ACCAGACGACACTTTTGCCCAACAGCGTCCACTTCACAGCCACGTTGGGACTGGTCATTCACGCTGCAG ctGATGGATTTGCTCTGGGTGCTGCTGTGGCCACGGGTCAAGTGACAGTACAAGTTATAGTATTTTTTGCTGTAATTCTACACAAG GCACCTGCCGCTTTTGGGTTGGTCTCCTTTCTGATGCACGGAGGCCTCGAGAAGAAGTACATTCAGGGACACTTATTGGCTTTCTCAGCTGCAGCACCTGTAGTTGCTATCGCCACCTACTTCATATTATATGCA tctgGCAGTTCATCTGAGAATCAGCTCAGTGCAACTGGAGTAGGAATGCTCTTCTCAGCGGGGACTTTTCTCTATGTGGCCACAGTGCACGTTCTGCCTGAGGTCAGCAGCAACAGGGCTGGTCAACCAACCTCTGACCCCGAGCAGCCGTCTGGAGCTGAAACCCACCGACATGGACACTTAGGGCTACTGGAGAGCCTCACTCTCATCCTCGGTGTGGGACTTCCGATGGTGCTGGCTCTTGGACTCCATGATGACTAG